The Neurospora crassa OR74A linkage group IV, whole genome shotgun sequence genome has a segment encoding these proteins:
- the cyt-19 gene encoding CYT-19 DEAD-box protein → MRTSVLRQAGLCRAALAARHLQISSKPSAALLSQVTRAIAVQSLPSASLPRFYSAEATAQSNTAASNGLVTRFADLAALGVHENVVRAITHGMGYENMTEVQSMTISPALKGKDIVAQAKTGTGKTLGFLVPVIQKIITQDPDLAHRFGGKRARSDDIRAIIISPTRELAEQIGEEARKLVKGTGIIVQTAVGGTQKNAMLYKTRQQGCHILVGTPGRLNDLLSDSHSGIDAPRLSTLVLDEADRMLEVGFNEELRQIINYLPDRKVLPRQTLLYSATIPKDVVGLARSYIDKNNFEFVQTVKADEVLTHDRIPQYIVPCKGFENIYPAMLELIEKALNESRTNPEALPFKAIVFLPTTAEVIMANAIFKRLQWKFKHIPKTWDIHSKLTQNARTRAADEFKNARTGILFSSDVTARGMDFPNVSHVIQTHIPPNREQYIHRLGRTGRANKPGQGWLIVPDIELHAARSRLPGLPIKRNDELECASVNAADSGADKHANFQHILDAASRLPEDLFKDCYSSYLGGALQGIDRQALVYALNDLAKFGWGLEEPPAVRQSIMKHMGRVQGLRVETREHSMRPMGSGPGHRRDFNSRGPRRQSDDPFENALHRAQDLDRRPTRRQQASF, encoded by the exons ATGAGGACCAGCGTATTGCGCCAGGCCGGCCTCTGCCGTGCTGCCCTCGCTGCCCGCCATCTTCAGATCTCCTCCAAGCCCTCGGCCGCCCTCTTGAGCCAGGTCACCCGCGCCATCGCCGTTCAGTCCCTTCCCTCGGCCTCTCTTCCCCGCTTCTACTCGGCCGAAGCCACTGCCCAAAGCAACACTGCTGCCTCCAATGGCCTCGTTACCCGCTTTGCCGACCTCGCCGCCTTGGGTGTTCATGAGAACGTTGTCCGCGCCATCACTCATGGCATGGGCTATGAGAACATGACCGAAGTCCAGTCTATGACCATCAGCCCCGCtctcaagggcaaggacat TGTTGCTCAGGCCAAGACCGGAACTGGCAAGACACTTGGTTTCCTCGTCCCTGTGATCCAGAAGATCATCACCCAAGATCCCGACCTCGCCCACAGGTTTGGTGGCAAGAGAGCTCGTTCTGATGACATTcgcgccatcatcatctcgcCAACCCGCGAGCTTGCGGAGCAGATCGGAGAGGAGGCTCGTAAGTTAGTCAAGGGAACCGGTATCATCGTCCAGACTGCCGTTGGTGGTACCCAGAAGAACGCCATGCTGTACAAGACCCGTCAGCAGGGCTGCCATATCCTTGTTGGCACACCCGGTCGCCTGAACGATTTGCTTTCCGACAGCCACAGCGGCATCGACGCCCCCAGACTCTCGACCCTTGTTCTCGACGAGGCCGATAGAATGCTCGAAGTTGGCTTCAATGAGGAGCTTCGCCAGATTATCAACTACCTTCCCGATCGCAAGGTTCTTCCCCGCCAGACTCTGCTCTACTCTGCCACCATTCCCAAGGATGTTGTTGGTCTCGCCAGAAGCTACATCGACAAGAACAACTTCGAATTCGTCCAGACCGTCAAGGCCGATGAGGTCCTGACCCACGACCGTATCCCTCAGTACATCGTTCCCTGCAAGGGTTTCGAGAACATTTACCCGGCCATGCTGGAGCTGATCGAGAAGGCACTCAACGAGTCCAGGACTAACCCCGAGGCTCTTCCTTTCAAGGCCATCGTCTTCTTGCCTACTACCGCTGAGGTTATCATGGCCAATGCGATCTTCAAGCGCCTTCAGTGGAAGTTCAAGCACATTCCCAAGACTTGGGACATCCACTCCAAGCTCACTCAGAACGCCAGAACTCGTGCCGCCGACGAGTTCAAGAACGCGCGTACCGGTATCCTCTTTTCCTCGGACGTTACCGCCAGAGGCATGGATTTTCCCAACGTTTCCCACGTCATCCAGACCCACATCCCCCCCAACAGGGAGCAGTACATTCACCGTCTCGGACGTACCGGCAGAGCCAACAAGCCTGGCCAGGGCTGGCTTATCGTTCCCGACATCGAGCTCCACGCGGCGAGAAGCAGACTTCCCGGTCTCCCTATCAAGCGTAATGACGAGCTCGAGTGCGCTTCCGTCAACGCCGCTGATTCCGGTGCTGACAAGCACGCCAACTTCCAGCACATCCTTGACGCGGCGTCCAGACTCCCTGAGGACCTCTTCAAGGACTGCTACTCGTCCTACCTCGGTGGCGCTCTCCAGGGCATTGATCGCCAAGCCTTGGTCTATGCTCTCAACGACCTCGCCAAGTTTGGTTGGGGCTTGGAGGAGCCTCCTGCCGTCCGCCAGAGCATCATGAAGCACATGGGCCGTGTTCAAGGTCTGAGAGTCGAAACCAGAGAGCATTCTATGCGCCCCATGGGTAGCGGACCTGGCCACCGCCGTGATTTCAACTCGCGCGGCCCCCGTCGCCAGTCCGATGATCCCTTCGAGAATGCCCTTCACAGGGCTCAGGATCTCGATCGCCGTCCCACCCGTCGCCAGCAGGCCAGCTTCTAA